The following are encoded in a window of Rubellicoccus peritrichatus genomic DNA:
- a CDS encoding type I secretion C-terminal target domain-containing protein produces the protein MKFRTSILLLFALNTVDAGIPEPDFLIYGKIIDTGAGQPIEVDEGQLRWSMNSEGDDLTFETEVRVFGEETTFSYIITIPAETGFSEFLAETEIDLGDQAEHLSSWTIELDYNGATYPVTVDRSFSNRIQLSQGTRGRSFRIDLDVHLPVIDTDGDGLPDFYEDQYDELDKLVADATLDADGDLISNYDEFLQNTDPSLASTAPEILSTRLMAPLSGISMLRIDVADLDDNPKIDTENPSFTNADSLSYTLLDLESSFTLLKFNSSSAGNNEPAAFEVMSLGDTFSHADLLQGKVLLQHDGNSINDGFIQLNLTDGLNPAIDVTLPIIVWSPDGPDGEEITEWIYPLAGQYSVFGESVASTPLDGQPALLFSGDKFYSQPTAEWMGNGDWQILAVVNSSSVANQGLLATPNGALNLITGDDLQFPGHVRLAGTLGGAISEHATDSMLFVDASRKNQAIRLATNNSSRDRSFGLDETPALPSQDLLGKDAAGNYFEGGLHELIVFPDTLNPVALAEAMAYLKARWKDCIVVDALQSNHYFFGSAPSSQLSNEDYEQQFVTNFGFETSHLLLAWNRNVAFWGGHADDEFWFGGGAGWVRGGGGADRFVLVQTGAEQEIVDFDEASGDVLDLQYLFDAVSSGEINDYIKINPEGGDAVVSVFTNGDPTTQPEALIRLTGRADLNQSQLPILYAIGALNAGGLRPALDLSITSIDPEAVEVDEKPASIDIIATGQGLAANKHLHLDIDTTMTLGEDFELMAEVYDDDLGEYQTVSLNDYRIPVSLAPADDQIRFWVQPIANQITQEARQLSISLVDQAGRYSLAQDTDTLQVSLIDGLPYLLIEPSINELDPTVAGEGFRVTRVGATDTPLTFQVSLEGTAINGTDYTYISSEQTFSAGAEETLVPVNALRYALSENANIVAMRLTPQTHYQLKAPSVADIALKTEVVVINLDAIQAKAILDDAQPEARFFLQLSGPQTNQVTMVPLLFNGTANLRDYQIISVSPSGFETPVSVDSVSRTGNIFLLPGESYCIIKMIPNSNVNLAGAGKTVDISLDTPFNGAKYENGTRNRVMLFIVGDFETWATAQNDGIPVTDLETWALQKAHSAGLPNLIAYALGLAPEEAMHKDANIEIQPTGNGELEFWVPYYDGVSGIDLYLQETDDLDLAWKQMQSLSLDRIETKNEQRFRVYKGSLSTQETLFIRQVAEVVPN, from the coding sequence ATGAAATTTCGTACTTCAATCCTACTGCTGTTCGCACTCAATACAGTTGATGCGGGCATCCCCGAACCTGATTTTCTCATATATGGTAAGATAATTGATACGGGTGCAGGTCAGCCGATCGAAGTCGACGAGGGACAATTGCGATGGAGTATGAACTCAGAGGGGGATGATCTGACCTTTGAAACAGAGGTTCGTGTTTTTGGTGAAGAGACAACCTTTTCCTACATTATCACGATTCCAGCCGAAACCGGATTCAGTGAGTTTTTGGCAGAAACTGAAATCGATCTTGGCGATCAGGCCGAACACCTCTCAAGCTGGACCATTGAGCTTGATTACAATGGAGCGACCTATCCGGTGACCGTTGATCGTAGCTTCAGCAATCGAATCCAACTAAGCCAGGGAACTCGAGGGCGAAGCTTTCGTATCGACCTTGACGTTCATCTACCAGTCATCGATACCGATGGCGACGGCTTGCCGGATTTCTATGAAGATCAATATGACGAACTTGATAAATTGGTAGCTGATGCCACTCTCGACGCCGACGGCGACCTGATTTCCAACTACGATGAATTCCTTCAAAATACCGACCCCAGCCTGGCCAGCACTGCACCTGAGATTTTATCTACCCGCCTAATGGCGCCTTTGAGCGGCATCTCAATGCTGCGCATCGACGTCGCCGACCTGGATGATAATCCTAAAATCGATACCGAGAATCCATCTTTCACAAATGCCGATTCCCTTAGCTATACCTTACTCGATCTGGAGAGCAGCTTTACTCTGCTGAAATTCAATTCCAGCTCTGCAGGCAATAATGAGCCTGCAGCATTTGAAGTAATGAGCTTGGGCGATACATTCAGCCATGCCGATTTGCTGCAAGGGAAAGTTTTACTCCAACATGACGGCAACAGCATAAATGATGGCTTCATTCAGTTGAATCTCACCGATGGTTTGAACCCAGCCATTGATGTGACTTTGCCCATCATCGTGTGGTCTCCTGATGGACCTGATGGAGAAGAAATCACTGAATGGATCTATCCACTGGCAGGTCAATATTCAGTATTTGGTGAGTCAGTTGCCAGCACTCCATTAGATGGCCAGCCCGCATTGCTGTTTTCTGGCGATAAGTTCTACTCACAACCCACTGCTGAATGGATGGGTAATGGAGACTGGCAAATTTTAGCTGTCGTGAATTCCTCCAGTGTAGCCAATCAAGGGTTACTGGCAACTCCTAATGGCGCTTTGAATCTCATCACCGGAGATGATTTACAGTTCCCCGGGCATGTGCGCTTAGCCGGAACTCTTGGAGGTGCGATTAGCGAGCATGCGACAGATTCCATGCTGTTCGTCGACGCTAGCCGCAAAAACCAGGCTATCCGTCTTGCTACGAATAACTCTAGTCGTGACCGTTCCTTTGGGCTTGATGAAACACCTGCATTGCCCTCACAGGATTTACTCGGCAAGGACGCCGCTGGCAACTATTTCGAAGGTGGTTTGCATGAGTTGATCGTTTTTCCTGATACACTCAACCCAGTTGCGTTGGCTGAAGCCATGGCCTACTTGAAAGCACGTTGGAAAGATTGCATCGTGGTCGACGCCTTGCAATCCAACCATTATTTCTTCGGCTCAGCGCCATCATCCCAACTCAGTAACGAGGATTATGAGCAGCAATTCGTTACTAATTTCGGATTCGAGACAAGTCATCTGCTCTTAGCCTGGAACCGCAACGTGGCTTTCTGGGGCGGGCATGCCGATGACGAATTCTGGTTTGGTGGCGGTGCTGGTTGGGTTCGCGGCGGAGGTGGTGCGGATCGCTTTGTTCTGGTACAAACGGGCGCTGAGCAAGAGATCGTTGATTTTGATGAAGCCAGTGGCGATGTACTGGACTTACAGTATCTCTTTGATGCTGTCTCCTCTGGTGAAATTAACGACTACATCAAAATCAATCCGGAGGGCGGCGACGCAGTCGTTTCCGTCTTTACCAACGGTGACCCAACCACACAGCCCGAAGCACTCATTCGCCTGACAGGAAGGGCTGACCTGAACCAAAGCCAACTGCCTATATTATACGCAATCGGAGCCTTGAATGCAGGCGGCTTGCGCCCCGCGCTTGATCTCTCGATCACCAGCATTGATCCTGAAGCAGTCGAAGTGGACGAAAAGCCCGCCTCAATCGATATCATCGCAACAGGTCAAGGTTTGGCGGCGAATAAACATCTGCATCTCGATATCGATACAACGATGACTCTGGGCGAGGACTTTGAGTTGATGGCAGAGGTCTATGACGATGACTTAGGAGAGTACCAGACAGTAAGCCTTAATGATTATCGCATCCCGGTTTCCCTGGCTCCGGCAGATGACCAGATACGTTTTTGGGTCCAGCCAATTGCTAACCAGATCACTCAAGAGGCAAGACAGCTTTCTATTTCACTAGTGGATCAAGCTGGACGCTATTCCTTAGCCCAAGATACGGACACTCTTCAGGTTTCCTTGATCGATGGCTTACCCTACCTATTAATCGAGCCGAGTATCAACGAATTGGACCCGACAGTCGCAGGCGAAGGCTTTCGGGTAACCAGAGTAGGTGCCACGGATACACCGTTGACTTTCCAAGTGTCACTCGAAGGAACCGCAATTAATGGAACTGACTACACGTACATTAGCAGCGAACAGACTTTCTCCGCTGGTGCCGAAGAAACCTTAGTACCCGTCAACGCCTTGCGCTATGCTCTGAGTGAAAATGCAAACATCGTTGCAATGCGCCTCACTCCTCAAACCCACTATCAACTCAAGGCACCTTCCGTGGCGGATATAGCACTGAAAACGGAAGTCGTGGTGATCAATCTCGACGCCATTCAAGCGAAAGCCATACTTGATGACGCACAGCCGGAAGCACGATTCTTCCTCCAGTTGTCAGGCCCACAGACGAACCAAGTGACCATGGTGCCGCTCCTTTTCAACGGAACGGCAAATCTTCGCGATTATCAGATAATTTCCGTAAGTCCGTCCGGCTTTGAAACGCCTGTTTCCGTTGATTCCGTTTCGCGAACCGGTAACATCTTTCTTTTACCCGGAGAATCCTACTGCATCATTAAGATGATTCCAAATAGTAATGTGAATCTCGCTGGTGCTGGCAAAACAGTGGATATTTCACTAGACACTCCATTCAACGGTGCTAAGTACGAAAACGGGACTCGTAACCGAGTCATGCTTTTCATCGTTGGTGATTTCGAAACCTGGGCCACCGCGCAAAATGACGGGATTCCGGTTACTGACCTGGAAACCTGGGCACTCCAAAAAGCACATTCGGCTGGTTTACCCAACCTGATTGCTTATGCGCTTGGGCTCGCGCCCGAAGAAGCGATGCATAAAGATGCGAACATTGAGATTCAGCCAACTGGTAATGGTGAGCTTGAGTTTTGGGTTCCATACTATGATGGCGTAAGTGGCATTGATTTATATCTCCAGGAAACTGACGATCTTGATCTTGCATGGAAACAGATGCAGTCCCTCTCATTGGACCGTATTGAAACAAAAAATGAGCAACGCTTTCGGGTTTACAAAGGATCATTGTCAACCCAAGAAACTCTATTCATTCGTCAGGTTGCTGAAGTGGTTCCAAATTAA
- a CDS encoding glycoside hydrolase family 16 protein: MKIFSHSEIALVILSLSIISLSAETTKPATLDGYFEFNYGKIEEGVEDWTQAIRVTEPTLRSDISGTIEIKFQAKGMSHASAYCWQHPMTPDDEPWGKDINLTPEGIILDSNGNGSFEFPANNFPNGPTNIRIYAKNEAGKKDIFELQLFNTGGTHWNQGIPQSVPAPAKGMKLIFEDDFDGPLSISKDGIGTTYHAHKPGGGDFSGWKFTSPLKDGAPFEQTGTWLKIAARKDARSPKGRSGIIASVDKNFKGVWVKAPCYLECRLTAQSAIGTWPAFWTLSLGLNKEQDELDILEGYGGKGKGNPNHPGYSIVSHFWKQKNADGTPKKKFHIRPDIMNIGGKSYWSTTFHTYGVYVGLEETVYYFDDIEVLRHPTNNVSRDFPHYFLINYAIGGISRWPIDLSRYDEGSDMWVDYVRVFAEEEVPAGYSPNFDPMPTIQTNGIALNFAIEGDPDTTLAADRITGISSATQKNWNNLFGSNGQLAAPKDHTGETITETSIIWEAPEDSENNGITKAEPWGFKHSSKALQLGAMRGNGSLKVIGIPYEEYDVYVYASSGVNTGAGSVKLTTADNGRVAPEQQSLFYKIGWFNGKFSASKAKNTRDTKKGNVIVFKDISGDSIKLDWKTENEWHWTGITGIQIVQK; the protein is encoded by the coding sequence ATGAAAATATTCTCTCATAGTGAAATTGCATTAGTAATCTTGTCACTTTCTATTATCTCACTCTCCGCAGAAACAACAAAACCAGCCACGCTTGATGGCTACTTCGAGTTCAACTATGGAAAAATAGAAGAAGGTGTAGAGGATTGGACACAAGCAATTCGTGTCACCGAACCAACTCTTAGATCCGACATTTCAGGGACTATCGAAATTAAATTTCAAGCAAAGGGCATGTCGCACGCCTCGGCTTATTGCTGGCAACATCCCATGACACCCGATGATGAACCTTGGGGCAAAGACATAAACTTGACTCCCGAAGGAATAATTCTGGATAGCAATGGTAACGGGTCATTTGAATTTCCGGCGAATAATTTCCCCAACGGCCCGACCAATATACGCATCTATGCAAAGAATGAAGCTGGCAAAAAAGACATCTTCGAGCTTCAGCTTTTTAATACCGGCGGAACTCACTGGAATCAGGGAATACCTCAATCGGTCCCGGCCCCGGCCAAGGGAATGAAGCTTATTTTCGAGGATGACTTTGACGGGCCATTGTCCATATCAAAGGACGGGATCGGAACGACATATCACGCACATAAACCCGGAGGTGGTGACTTTAGTGGATGGAAATTTACGTCACCACTCAAAGACGGGGCACCCTTCGAGCAAACAGGCACATGGCTTAAAATCGCAGCACGCAAGGATGCTCGATCTCCCAAAGGCAGGTCTGGGATCATCGCTTCGGTAGACAAGAATTTTAAAGGAGTTTGGGTAAAGGCCCCCTGCTATTTAGAATGTCGCCTGACAGCACAGTCAGCCATCGGAACCTGGCCTGCATTCTGGACTCTCTCACTCGGCTTAAATAAAGAGCAGGATGAACTCGACATCCTTGAAGGCTACGGAGGTAAAGGTAAAGGCAACCCCAATCATCCAGGCTATTCGATTGTCAGCCATTTCTGGAAGCAGAAAAATGCTGACGGCACGCCAAAAAAGAAATTTCACATTAGACCAGACATAATGAACATCGGTGGAAAATCTTACTGGTCGACCACTTTCCACACTTATGGCGTCTATGTCGGGCTAGAGGAAACGGTATATTATTTTGATGACATTGAAGTGTTGCGTCATCCTACGAATAATGTCTCTCGTGATTTTCCACACTATTTCTTAATCAACTATGCAATTGGTGGTATTAGCCGCTGGCCCATTGACCTTTCCCGATACGATGAAGGTTCTGACATGTGGGTCGATTACGTTCGGGTTTTTGCAGAAGAAGAAGTTCCAGCCGGGTACTCACCTAACTTTGACCCAATGCCGACAATCCAAACCAATGGAATCGCTCTTAATTTTGCGATAGAAGGCGACCCCGATACGACACTGGCAGCAGACAGAATAACCGGCATCTCAAGTGCGACACAAAAAAACTGGAATAATCTATTCGGATCAAACGGTCAACTGGCTGCCCCCAAAGACCATACTGGCGAGACAATAACAGAAACCTCAATTATCTGGGAAGCACCTGAAGACTCAGAGAACAATGGAATCACAAAAGCAGAGCCATGGGGGTTTAAGCATTCGAGCAAAGCACTTCAACTTGGCGCTATGCGCGGCAATGGATCCCTTAAAGTAATAGGCATACCGTACGAAGAATATGATGTCTACGTTTACGCAAGTTCAGGAGTCAACACTGGCGCAGGCTCGGTAAAACTTACGACAGCAGACAACGGCAGAGTAGCACCCGAACAGCAATCTCTTTTCTATAAGATTGGATGGTTCAACGGAAAGTTCAGCGCCTCTAAAGCGAAAAACACAAGAGATACAAAAAAAGGCAACGTCATCGTGTTTAAAGATATTTCGGGAGACTCGATCAAACTCGATTGGAAGACAGAGAATGAATGGCATTGGACTGGTATCACCGGAATTCAGATCGTGCAAAAATAA
- a CDS encoding LacI family DNA-binding transcriptional regulator: MQPNLKEIAEKLGISSSTVSRALRDHPRIAAATKARVKAALKEYGYQLDPIVSTGMSRIRKRTFYRETIAWCGDCPPKDMPWLKSFFKSLDEYGLRLGYKVEHYNLLKASKRELNQLTRTWEARGIRGILLGPFSHNRPPLRFAWDNFAWVSVGHAPDKPTLHSVGRNYELDIKNALIWLRQNEYHRPCFILDPEVAHIFKEPLLSAALMFQRNHPNACPEPYFELSDNGGHDFDDWFNRNRPDCVILPRMLQPHSPVVAFKLKTLKQVYLSPPTRSTRPKGPYFCARYDMIGRVAVAMLHLHLSDSEFGLPDCQQVVKLNSTWTLD; encoded by the coding sequence ATGCAGCCTAACTTGAAAGAGATCGCAGAAAAACTAGGCATTTCGTCATCTACAGTTTCACGTGCACTACGCGATCATCCGAGAATAGCCGCTGCAACCAAGGCGCGTGTCAAAGCGGCATTAAAAGAGTACGGATACCAACTGGACCCTATTGTATCGACTGGCATGTCGAGGATTCGCAAAAGAACCTTCTACAGGGAAACGATAGCATGGTGCGGTGATTGTCCGCCGAAGGATATGCCATGGCTAAAATCGTTCTTCAAAAGCCTGGATGAATATGGCTTACGGCTTGGCTATAAAGTTGAACATTATAATTTGCTGAAAGCTTCTAAACGTGAACTAAATCAGTTGACCAGAACTTGGGAGGCTAGAGGAATTCGGGGTATCCTGCTTGGGCCATTCAGTCACAATCGACCCCCCCTTCGATTCGCGTGGGACAATTTTGCGTGGGTATCAGTAGGTCATGCGCCGGATAAGCCCACACTTCATTCAGTTGGCCGCAACTATGAACTAGATATTAAAAATGCACTCATTTGGCTAAGACAGAATGAATACCATCGACCATGTTTCATACTCGACCCAGAAGTTGCACACATTTTCAAAGAACCATTACTGAGTGCAGCACTAATGTTCCAACGCAACCACCCAAACGCATGCCCAGAGCCTTATTTTGAATTGAGCGACAATGGAGGACACGACTTTGACGACTGGTTCAATCGCAATCGCCCTGATTGCGTAATACTACCACGTATGCTACAACCTCACTCTCCCGTAGTGGCTTTTAAATTGAAAACTTTAAAACAAGTTTATCTATCACCACCAACACGTTCTACTCGACCCAAAGGACCTTATTTTTGTGCGCGATATGATATGATCGGCCGCGTTGCCGTAGCTATGCTGCATCTACATCTCAGTGACAGTGAGTTCGGGCTGCCAGACTGTCAGCAAGTCGTGAAATTGAATTCTACATGGACACTAGATTAA
- a CDS encoding endo-1,4-beta-xylanase, translating to MKVLTSNLYSTLWNDSVLQKRIEQGIEANRKSDAEIQIRAFDGKPLPGIKVEVEQYTSSFHFGANIFKLNDYSDEVLNRNYEKAFVGLLNAATVPFYWRTLEPEEGHLRFDAHSMPFSRRPPPDQAVRFCKENGLRMHGHTLVWNMRQWSIPDWLPDDPQVAEPFWEKRIREIAQRYGDDIHRWDVLNEATATHYGILGQKMLPDYELKAFKLAEKYFPSGTRFDINETTNSWNLASPDYTSLIERLTDEGLPLGGIGMQFHLFSDEELLDVSNGRAHTPEALLEALDHYSKFNLPIHISEITLPSPGNTTESLEAQALVARNLYRLWFSHSSVEGISWWNFPDGGAVYGEDKLCSGLLFENLQPKPAYDALRDLLHDEWRTKFTGTTDDDGNVQFRGFHGVHRISTALNTQSTITLEPGKSANKLIYI from the coding sequence ATGAAAGTGCTTACCTCAAATTTGTATTCCACACTTTGGAACGATTCTGTCCTACAGAAACGGATAGAACAAGGGATCGAAGCTAACCGAAAGAGTGACGCTGAGATTCAAATAAGAGCTTTTGATGGAAAGCCCTTACCCGGAATCAAGGTTGAGGTTGAACAGTATACTTCATCCTTTCATTTTGGAGCAAATATTTTTAAGCTGAATGATTACTCCGATGAGGTGCTTAACCGTAATTATGAGAAGGCTTTTGTCGGACTCCTGAATGCTGCTACTGTGCCATTTTATTGGCGAACTCTTGAGCCGGAAGAGGGGCATCTACGTTTTGATGCTCACAGCATGCCGTTTTCGCGTCGTCCTCCTCCCGACCAAGCAGTTCGATTTTGCAAGGAGAATGGCCTACGTATGCACGGTCATACACTTGTTTGGAACATGCGGCAATGGTCGATTCCTGATTGGCTGCCCGATGATCCTCAAGTGGCAGAACCTTTTTGGGAAAAACGCATTCGGGAGATCGCACAGCGCTATGGGGATGACATTCATCGTTGGGATGTTTTGAACGAAGCTACGGCTACCCACTATGGGATATTGGGGCAGAAAATGCTGCCAGACTACGAGCTGAAAGCCTTCAAACTTGCAGAGAAATATTTTCCTTCAGGAACCCGGTTTGATATCAACGAAACTACGAATTCCTGGAACCTGGCTAGTCCTGATTATACCTCACTGATAGAACGCCTTACAGATGAAGGGCTGCCACTTGGTGGAATCGGTATGCAGTTTCATCTTTTCTCCGATGAGGAATTGTTGGATGTGAGCAATGGCAGGGCACATACGCCGGAGGCTTTACTTGAGGCGCTCGACCACTATTCAAAGTTTAATCTGCCCATTCATATTAGTGAAATTACTCTCCCGTCTCCCGGTAACACAACTGAAAGCCTTGAGGCCCAAGCACTTGTAGCTCGCAATCTGTATCGCCTTTGGTTTAGTCATTCGTCGGTAGAAGGAATTAGTTGGTGGAATTTTCCGGATGGAGGCGCTGTTTACGGTGAAGATAAGCTTTGCTCAGGGCTGCTTTTCGAAAATTTACAACCGAAACCAGCCTACGATGCTCTGCGAGATCTGCTGCATGATGAATGGAGAACTAAGTTTACCGGGACGACAGATGACGACGGTAATGTTCAGTTCCGCGGGTTTCACGGGGTTCATCGAATTAGTACAGCATTAAACACACAGTCTACTATTACACTCGAACCGGGGAAGAGTGCCAATAAGCTGATATACATCTAA